The Lycium ferocissimum isolate CSIRO_LF1 chromosome 1, AGI_CSIRO_Lferr_CH_V1, whole genome shotgun sequence genome includes a region encoding these proteins:
- the LOC132064524 gene encoding uncharacterized protein LOC132064524 — protein sequence MYLTAAMLIKYNAFLLVKPSIEYLYTVNGAGRRFIVCLKNKTCSCRMFQLDEMLCPHAWAVIKKKNLTADDYCSELFKPQTVVKTYDVAVDSLPDEHEWKVPTYISKDVVLPTRYKRPPGRPKKKRDKPLASW from the coding sequence atgtatttgactGCAGCAATGCTTATAAAATACAATGCTTTTTTGTTAGTTAAACCATCAATCGAATACTTGTACACGGTTAATGGTGCAGGAAGGCGTTTCATAGTTTGCTTGAAAAACAAAACTTGCAGTTGTCGGATGTTTCAATTGGATGAGATGCTATGCCCGCATGCATGGGCTgtcattaagaaaaaaaatctcaCAGCTGATGATTATTGCTCAGAATTGTTCAAACCGCAGACCGTGGTGAAGACATATGACGTAGCCGTGGATTCTCTCCCTGACGAGCATGAATGGAAGGTTCCTACATACATCTCGAAGGATGTAGTTTTACCAACAAGATACAAGAGACCTCCTGGTAGGCCAAAGAAGAAGCGTGATAAGCCGTTAGCTTCTTGGTAA